The Candidatus Cloacimonadota bacterium genome has a segment encoding these proteins:
- a CDS encoding DNA translocase FtsK: MNKKDPKPKLILGLIFIALGLLLFFSLFSFTIDDIISIKNAHLNFVKVITLKFPYSRNMIGPFGAILSYAFIFLFSKPFSFALSVFLFISGFFLIFGYKFENLSRKLILILLFLVWIPLFYLAVGGSFVLKTGWRTGIIFAFLVEKILYPIFKSLGTSILLGLALLGTLIFIFEPERVALWLKKFLLFCFPFLKKKKEAYKRAKKPSISYLKPTEGAGISSEQEKKITTPTFPKHTEKHLKTDLSQGEYILPDYNKILGESSILSKHSLDEKEREIQNSSKLLRSKLGEFGIEGEVTNVNVGPVITQYEVHPAPGMKISKFTALADDLALAMKASKIRIVAPIPGKDTLGFEIPNKHPNIIRLKDVLNSEEMRNNPSPTLIALGKTITGKPFITDLKDLRHLLIAGLTGSGKSVCLNVIINSILYRATPQQVRFIFFDPKKIELSVYEKIPHLIKEVITNAKDVLYILNWAVGEMERRYDTFALHNVRDIDGYNELFHRLESNENEKIEPLPYLIIMVDELADLMQSMAHEIEKPLQRLSGMARAVGIYLVFATQRPSVDIVNGMIKANFPSRISFQVYSKTDSRTVLDVNGAERLLGEGDMLFSPLGKKPPIRIHGSLVTTEEVKKLVKFLSQYPRPEMDISLPSDVAEQAFEYDDELYPEAVRIVVERQFASVSMMQRKFRIGYARAGRLIDMMERAGIVEEIEGSKARKVLIKKEDLERLGF; the protein is encoded by the coding sequence ATGAATAAAAAAGACCCGAAACCAAAACTAATCTTAGGACTGATTTTTATCGCCCTTGGATTATTGCTCTTCTTCTCTCTATTTTCATTTACAATTGACGATATAATTTCAATAAAAAATGCTCACCTCAACTTTGTAAAAGTAATCACATTGAAATTCCCTTATTCAAGAAATATGATTGGTCCATTCGGTGCGATATTATCTTATGCTTTCATATTTCTGTTCAGTAAACCTTTTAGTTTTGCCCTTTCTGTGTTTCTTTTCATCAGTGGTTTTTTTCTAATATTTGGATATAAATTTGAAAATCTATCACGCAAGCTGATTTTGATTTTGCTATTCTTAGTTTGGATACCTTTATTCTATCTTGCAGTTGGGGGCTCTTTTGTGTTGAAAACAGGTTGGAGAACAGGTATTATTTTTGCTTTCTTGGTAGAAAAGATATTATATCCAATTTTCAAAAGTCTGGGAACTTCCATCTTATTGGGATTGGCTCTTTTAGGAACTTTGATTTTTATATTTGAACCTGAAAGAGTCGCATTATGGTTGAAAAAGTTTCTCTTATTCTGCTTCCCATTCTTGAAAAAAAAGAAAGAAGCCTATAAAAGAGCTAAAAAACCATCCATCTCATATCTTAAACCAACAGAGGGAGCAGGTATATCCTCTGAACAGGAAAAGAAAATTACAACACCAACTTTCCCTAAACATACTGAGAAACATCTAAAAACTGATTTATCCCAAGGAGAATACATTTTGCCAGATTATAACAAAATTTTAGGAGAATCCAGTATACTTAGTAAACACTCTTTAGACGAAAAAGAAAGGGAAATTCAAAATAGTAGCAAACTTTTGCGTTCTAAACTTGGTGAATTCGGAATTGAAGGCGAAGTAACAAATGTAAATGTTGGTCCTGTAATAACCCAATATGAAGTACATCCTGCTCCAGGAATGAAGATAAGCAAATTCACAGCTCTTGCAGATGACCTGGCATTAGCTATGAAAGCTTCTAAAATTCGCATTGTTGCACCAATTCCTGGAAAAGATACTCTCGGCTTTGAAATTCCCAATAAGCATCCTAATATTATTCGCCTCAAAGATGTTTTAAATTCTGAAGAGATGAGAAACAATCCTTCACCAACCTTAATTGCTCTTGGTAAAACTATAACTGGAAAACCATTTATTACTGATTTAAAGGACTTACGACATCTACTTATTGCAGGCTTAACCGGTTCAGGCAAAAGTGTCTGTCTGAATGTTATTATAAACTCAATACTCTATCGTGCCACACCGCAACAAGTAAGATTTATCTTCTTTGACCCTAAGAAGATTGAACTCTCAGTTTATGAAAAAATTCCGCATCTTATTAAAGAGGTCATAACAAACGCTAAAGATGTATTATACATTCTTAATTGGGCTGTTGGTGAAATGGAACGACGCTATGATACCTTTGCTCTACACAATGTTCGCGATATAGATGGATATAATGAACTCTTCCATAGGCTTGAAAGTAATGAAAATGAAAAGATTGAACCCCTTCCATATCTTATTATTATGGTTGATGAGTTAGCAGACCTTATGCAAAGTATGGCACATGAAATAGAGAAGCCTTTACAACGGCTTTCTGGAATGGCTCGTGCTGTTGGTATCTATCTTGTATTTGCCACACAACGTCCTTCCGTTGATATAGTTAATGGTATGATTAAAGCCAACTTCCCTTCCCGAATTTCCTTTCAGGTTTACTCCAAGACAGATTCCAGAACGGTTTTGGATGTAAATGGCGCCGAGAGATTACTGGGTGAAGGAGATATGCTATTTTCTCCACTTGGCAAGAAACCGCCAATTCGTATTCATGGCTCGCTTGTAACTACCGAGGAAGTAAAAAAATTGGTAAAATTTTTATCACAATATCCAAGACCTGAAATGGACATCTCACTTCCATCAGATGTAGCCGAACAAGCCTTTGAGTACGACGATGAACTCTATCCCGAAGCAGTTCGTATCGTTGTTGAAAGGCAATTTGCGTCTGTCTCTATGATGCAAAGAAAATTTAGAATTGGTTATGCTCGGGCTGGACGGCTGATTGATATGATGGAAAGAGCTGGAATAGTTGAAGAGATTGAAGGAAGTAAAGCCAGAAAAGTTCTAATCAAAAAAGAAGATTTGGAAAGATTAGGATTTTAA
- a CDS encoding outer membrane lipoprotein carrier protein LolA — protein MKNKTFLLISIILFANYLILSADSLLDSFLERNERIRTFQADFEQRNLWPELEMEKSSLGKVFTKGNNIRLEYSIPNKQLMIGTEKELIFYFPEQKQLIKQDANYWQLLLSPELLAKEYLNYCNLKETHKVKGGYLFIFSPTEEMNDFKKVMIMFSDTDSLIIHFEYEDKYNNAVEFSFSNQIINRPISDTLFSFPIPDSVNVIDQRIGKEE, from the coding sequence ATGAAAAATAAAACATTCCTTTTAATTTCAATAATTTTGTTTGCAAATTATCTAATTCTCTCCGCTGATTCGCTTCTTGATTCCTTTTTAGAAAGAAATGAAAGAATAAGAACCTTTCAGGCAGATTTTGAACAAAGAAATTTATGGCCAGAACTGGAAATGGAAAAGTCCTCTTTGGGCAAGGTTTTTACAAAAGGAAATAACATCCGTCTGGAATATTCAATTCCAAATAAGCAATTAATGATTGGAACTGAGAAAGAATTGATATTTTACTTTCCGGAACAGAAACAGCTGATAAAACAGGATGCAAATTACTGGCAACTTTTATTATCACCAGAATTATTGGCAAAGGAGTATCTCAATTATTGTAATCTTAAAGAAACTCATAAAGTTAAAGGGGGATACCTTTTTATATTTTCCCCTACTGAAGAGATGAACGACTTTAAAAAAGTTATGATTATGTTTTCTGATACTGATTCCCTGATAATTCATTTTGAATATGAGGATAAATATAACAATGCAGTTGAGTTCAGCTTTAGCAATCAGATTATCAACCGACCTATTTCAGACACTCTTTTTAGTTTTCCAATTCCAGATAGCGTAAATGTGATTGACCAAAGAATCGGGAAGGAGGAATAG